In one window of Psychrobacter sp. P2G3 DNA:
- a CDS encoding homoserine O-acetyltransferase translates to MGIVTPQNFHFAEPLTLECNRTLPSFDLMIETYGTLNSDKSNAILICHALSGSHHAAGFHSADDKKSGWWDNMIGPNKAIDTNQFYVVCVNNIGSCFGSTGPTTINPDTVKKADDSESQVYGPDFPLVTIKDWVKTQAMLSDRLGINVWHAIVGGSMGGMQALQWSVDYPNRLKRCVVIASTPKLSAQNIAFNEVARQSILSDPDFKDGRYIQAGTYPRRGLILARMVGHITYLTEDAMKAKFGRDLKSGKFMYGYDVEFQVESYLRYQGERFSENFDANTYLLMTKALDYFDPTRDYPSTQAADNTDPSIQIEDSIAASVNTSESELEDNLVTHDGNEHGNHQELTALKAAFAHTQCQYLVVSFTTDWRFAPERSQEIVNALMATGKPVSYINVDAPHGHDSFLFDIPRYMGAVRGFLTAPFIAKSLTAKGERS, encoded by the coding sequence GTGGGAATCGTCACGCCCCAAAACTTCCATTTCGCTGAGCCATTGACCTTGGAGTGCAACCGTACGCTGCCCTCGTTTGACTTAATGATAGAAACCTATGGCACGCTTAATAGTGATAAATCAAATGCCATTCTGATCTGCCATGCCCTATCAGGCAGTCATCATGCGGCAGGATTCCATAGTGCTGATGACAAAAAATCTGGCTGGTGGGACAATATGATTGGCCCTAATAAAGCTATCGATACCAATCAATTTTATGTGGTATGCGTCAATAATATTGGTAGTTGCTTTGGTTCTACCGGTCCAACGACGATTAATCCTGACACCGTAAAAAAAGCTGATGATAGTGAATCACAAGTTTATGGCCCTGACTTTCCTCTTGTCACAATTAAAGACTGGGTAAAGACTCAAGCCATGCTTTCAGATCGCTTAGGCATTAACGTCTGGCATGCCATTGTTGGCGGATCAATGGGCGGTATGCAAGCGTTGCAATGGTCAGTTGATTATCCAAATCGACTTAAACGTTGCGTGGTTATCGCCAGCACTCCAAAGCTTTCCGCCCAGAATATTGCCTTTAATGAAGTCGCTCGTCAGTCTATTTTGTCTGATCCTGATTTTAAAGACGGACGCTACATACAAGCAGGCACATATCCTCGTCGCGGTCTTATCCTTGCGCGCATGGTTGGTCATATTACTTATTTGACCGAAGATGCAATGAAAGCAAAGTTCGGTCGTGATTTAAAATCTGGCAAATTCATGTATGGCTATGACGTTGAGTTCCAAGTCGAGAGCTATCTACGTTATCAAGGTGAACGTTTTAGCGAAAACTTCGATGCCAATACTTATCTGCTAATGACTAAAGCCTTAGATTACTTTGACCCGACGCGCGATTATCCATCAACACAAGCAGCTGATAACACAGATCCGTCAATACAAATTGAAGACTCAATCGCCGCGTCAGTCAATACTAGTGAAAGTGAGCTTGAAGATAATTTAGTGACTCACGATGGTAACGAGCATGGAAACCATCAAGAACTTACCGCGCTTAAGGCAGCATTCGCCCATACGCAGTGCCAGTATCTAGTGGTGTCTTTTACTACTGATTGGCGCTTTGCACCAGAGCGCTCGCAAGAGATAGTCAATGCCTTAATGGCTACGGGTAAGCCGGTCAGCTATATCAATGTTGACGCACCACATGGTCATGATTCATTTTTATTCGATATTCCACGCTATATGGGCGCTGTTAGAGGATTTTTAACCGCGCCGTTTATTGCTAAGAGCCTGACAGCCAAAGGAGAACGCTCATGA